The genomic segment ATCCTTAAGTTCAGTCTGGTCAAATTTAAAGCAAGTTTACTTGTTACTACACAATTGTCATACCTCTTGCAATAGGGATCCGTCGGTGAAGTTTCATAcaacccgatttggttgatttGTTCACAAACTTGCTGGGCGGTTAGATTCTCATTTGGCTTTGGCGTTGAAGTTGTTTCATTCTCGCCACCTTCACCTGTGCTGggaggtgttgttgttgttgtagtagtagttGTTGGCGTTTGACCACCACCATTTCCGTTTCCTTCCTCTTCTGCCACCATGTCGCAGGTGACTTCGTTCGCCAAATTTTGGGGTACGCAAACAGTATTGCTTTTTGCATCACAAACATAACCCTCAGGGCAATATCCAGTTGGTCCTATAGGTCGTAGAGCGCCATAACACATTCGAAATGTTGTCCGACTCATACAGGCAAACACATGATTGCGGTGGGCACTACACAGGCCACACAATGATGTGTCACCACAACTGGGTCGACGTTGGGAGGAGCTCTGAACACATATCGCATTTAAATCGGTGCAATCGAAACCATTCTGGCAATGGTACAGCTCGTCCATGACGGGCGTATCACCTGCAATGGAAAATGGGCCAAAATTTTGTTGGTCAATAAGGCAGAGCGGTGGGTCATGGTGGTCCTCTTACCACCAAAACACAAATAATAGGATGTTGTGTTAATACAGGCCGCCTGATTTGATTGGCATACGTTGCACTCAGCGGCAGCATAATGAGAATGCTTCAGGATGACATATGACACCTGGTATGGGGAAGGAGAAAATTAGTGAATTATTTATGAAGAGAACAAAAATAGTTAAAGAATTTTGTGATATTGTAAAATGTACAAATAAACTTTTTACAGTCCATTTATTTGTGATTCAGTTCATATTCTTTAATACTCACTTGCCAAATGAATACAGAAATCCACCTTTTATGGTTTATATCAAACATTACACTACTTTTGATTACAAAACTCTTAATGTCTGCCAGTGAATTGCttcacaaaatatatatttttttttttttgttatagctACTCTTTTGGTTCGTGCGTTACGCTTCAGTGCTTGTGAGCAACTATTTGTTATTACTTATGATATCAAGATTTATGGAtatctttaagaaaaaaaaagcgcTCCCATAGAAAAATGTTACTTTCGCCACATGGCGAGTGGTTAAATGACAAACCTCAATGTTGGtgaaatgccatttatttaccATTCTAGTTACTTAAGTAGGTGCTAATTTCATCTTATTTGCATTTATTCTCCCAAAAATATTTAATGGGCCCAATAAGTATTCAAGCACCTAAAAATAGTGCCTGCGTGATAATTGTGTTTAGTTTGAGAGATTTTAATGATTATCTGGGCAATAAAGATTATTTACATGGCCTTATCTTTCTCTTTATAACGTTCAACTCTTTAGCAGAATAGCTTGGTATTTGacaaaatctttttataccctacaccactactgtggtacagggttttataccgtagtcgatttttttgcaacgctttgcaggagaagagctagactcattgttaagtataccgataggctttgaatcactttctaatacgatttagctaagtccgcctgtctgtctgtcgatgtAGTCTGGTGAAAGAGGTAAATGTCGCTTTAGTTGCCCGACAGTCATGGAGTTGTGTTCATCTAATTTGGCTCAAGGACAAAcattatatttttgtaaaaaatggttttagatgtaggtatagctcccacatatataatAGAGTGTCCCACAACACCAAAACCaaatccgatccaaaccatatttggggcggatgtggggagacctaaaactaccaactgttccacattttagcgaaatcgaataataaataatgcttt from the Stomoxys calcitrans chromosome 1, idStoCalc2.1, whole genome shotgun sequence genome contains:
- the LOC106089997 gene encoding uncharacterized protein LOC106089997 codes for the protein MFDINHKRWISVFIWQVSYVILKHSHYAAAECNVCQSNQAACINTTSYYLCFGGDTPVMDELYHCQNGFDCTDLNAICVQSSSQRRPSCGDTSLCGLCSAHRNHVFACMSRTTFRMCYGALRPIGPTGYCPEGYVCDAKSNTVCVPQNLANEVTCDMVAEEEGNGNGGGQTPTTTTTTTTTPPSTGEGGENETTSTPKPNENLTAQQVCEQINQIGLYETSPTDPYCKRYVHCYKANGSIKGMEYLCSSGAYYHIQQKKCVFNKPSYCL